One stretch of Candidatus Binatus sp. DNA includes these proteins:
- a CDS encoding glycoside hydrolase family 15 protein, producing MATIIKTPVASGAPGIAPRWTRSAKDAIGTAYSSVSRIWFTASAGVLNEIYFPTIDQPQIRDLQFLITDGETFFHEERRNLSATTEYLNEHGLGIRVVSHSPDGRYHLIKEIITDPHQPTLLINTRIEGDPELLKKLHLYVLLAPHLGVAGWGNNGNLTRIIGHEFLTAHKEGIWLAMAATTPFVRSSIGYVGSTDGWQDLNSNFKMDFEFAAAEEGNIAMMGEIDLRRGYSFTLGVAFGRELNRAVTTLHQSLCEPFAEHRTRFIEQWNRACLHFHPLEQWSGDNGALYHRSRELLLAHEDKTYPGALIASLSIPWGEAKGDEDLGGYHLVWTRDMVNSVTGLLASGDTATALRALIYLACAQRADGGFPQNFWIDGQPYWNGIQLDEVSFPITLAWRLHVHHGLKDFDPYPMVRAAAFFLIKNGVATPQERWEENAGYSPSTLAANITALICAACFARQRGDLVSAQFLEEYADFLEANVERWTVTDEGFLVPGIKRHYVRINPVDTSNPDADESLAGKLTPIRNRPPGERYEFPAAEIVDGGFLELVRYGIRKAGDPLMEDSLRVLDAALKTDFPAGPCWRRYTHDGYGQQDDGGPFIGSGRGRPWPLLTGERGHYELAAGRDPMPYLRAMERFANATQLLPEQIWDQPDIPRALLKYGAQTGSATPLMWAHAEYIKLLRSTADKQVFDLIPEVAERYANRPHRPSRLQVWKTNRHARRVARGGRLRILADEGFVLHWSKNEWRDVEDTIATPTPLGFYYVDIDALEDDKAPIRFTFKWRDSGAWEGRDYAVAIED from the coding sequence ATGGCGACCATCATAAAAACTCCCGTCGCGAGCGGCGCACCCGGAATCGCGCCGCGGTGGACCCGCAGCGCCAAGGATGCGATCGGCACCGCATATTCGTCGGTCAGCCGAATCTGGTTCACTGCGTCGGCCGGGGTGCTGAACGAGATTTATTTCCCGACCATCGATCAGCCGCAGATACGCGATCTGCAATTCCTGATCACCGACGGTGAAACTTTTTTCCACGAGGAGCGCCGCAATTTATCCGCGACCACCGAATATCTGAACGAGCACGGACTCGGCATCCGCGTCGTGAGCCATTCGCCGGACGGGCGTTATCACCTGATCAAGGAAATCATCACCGATCCGCACCAGCCGACGCTGTTGATCAACACGAGGATCGAAGGCGATCCCGAGTTGCTGAAAAAACTGCATCTGTACGTGCTGCTCGCGCCGCATCTCGGGGTCGCGGGATGGGGCAACAACGGCAATCTGACGCGGATAATCGGGCACGAATTTCTGACCGCGCACAAGGAAGGAATCTGGCTCGCGATGGCGGCGACGACGCCGTTCGTCCGCAGTTCGATCGGATACGTCGGCAGCACCGACGGCTGGCAGGATCTGAACAGCAACTTCAAGATGGATTTCGAGTTCGCCGCCGCCGAAGAAGGCAATATCGCGATGATGGGCGAGATCGATCTGCGGCGCGGCTATTCGTTCACGCTCGGGGTTGCGTTCGGACGCGAACTGAATCGCGCGGTGACCACGCTGCATCAGTCGCTCTGCGAGCCGTTCGCAGAGCATCGCACGCGCTTCATCGAGCAGTGGAATCGCGCGTGCCTGCATTTTCATCCGCTCGAGCAATGGTCGGGCGACAATGGCGCGCTCTACCATCGGAGCCGCGAATTGCTACTCGCGCACGAGGACAAGACATATCCCGGCGCGCTGATCGCGTCGCTCAGCATCCCGTGGGGCGAGGCCAAGGGCGACGAAGATCTCGGCGGATATCACCTGGTGTGGACGCGCGACATGGTGAACAGCGTGACGGGACTGCTGGCGTCGGGCGATACCGCGACCGCGCTCCGCGCGCTGATTTATCTTGCATGCGCGCAGCGGGCCGACGGCGGCTTCCCGCAGAATTTCTGGATCGACGGGCAGCCGTACTGGAACGGTATCCAGCTTGACGAGGTGTCGTTTCCGATCACGCTCGCGTGGCGCCTGCATGTGCATCACGGGCTCAAGGATTTCGATCCGTATCCGATGGTGCGCGCGGCGGCGTTTTTCCTGATCAAGAATGGAGTCGCGACACCGCAGGAAAGGTGGGAGGAGAATGCCGGCTACTCGCCCTCGACACTGGCGGCGAATATCACCGCGCTGATCTGCGCGGCGTGCTTCGCGCGCCAGCGCGGCGATCTCGTGAGCGCGCAATTTTTGGAGGAGTACGCGGACTTCCTCGAGGCAAACGTCGAGCGCTGGACCGTCACTGACGAAGGATTCCTGGTGCCGGGCATCAAGCGCCACTACGTGCGAATCAATCCGGTCGATACGAGCAATCCCGACGCCGACGAGAGTCTCGCGGGCAAGCTGACGCCGATCCGCAATCGGCCGCCGGGCGAGCGCTACGAATTTCCCGCGGCCGAAATCGTCGATGGCGGTTTTCTCGAACTGGTGCGCTACGGGATTCGAAAGGCTGGCGATCCGCTGATGGAAGATTCGTTGCGGGTGCTCGACGCGGCGCTCAAGACGGATTTTCCGGCGGGTCCGTGCTGGCGGCGCTACACGCACGACGGTTACGGGCAGCAGGATGATGGCGGTCCGTTCATCGGTTCGGGGCGCGGGCGTCCGTGGCCGCTGCTGACTGGAGAGCGCGGACATTACGAACTCGCGGCGGGTCGCGATCCGATGCCGTATCTGCGCGCGATGGAGCGGTTTGCCAACGCGACGCAATTGCTGCCGGAGCAAATCTGGGATCAACCCGACATTCCGCGGGCGCTGCTCAAATATGGCGCGCAGACCGGCAGCGCGACGCCGCTGATGTGGGCGCACGCGGAGTACATCAAGCTGCTGCGCTCGACCGCCGACAAGCAGGTGTTCGATTTGATTCCCGAGGTGGCGGAGCGCTACGCGAATCGGCCGCATCGCCCGAGCAGGCTGCAGGTCTGGAAGACGAATCGCCATGCGCGGAGGGTCGCGCGCGGCGGTCGTTTGCGCATCCTCGCGGACGAAGGCTTCGTGCTTCATTGGTCGAAAAATGAATGGCGCGACGTCGAGGATACGATCGCGACGCCGACGCCGTTGGGCTTTTACTACGTCGATATCGATGCGCTCGAAGATGACAAGGCGCCGATTCGGTTCACCTTCAAATGGCGCGATTCCGGCGCATGGGAAGGCCGTGACTACGCGGTCGCGATCGAGGATTGA
- a CDS encoding DUF4911 domain-containing protein, translating to MRIEQPKIDSFLIAIPPAEVVLFKSIFESYDNLATLRTEDPRLHHLRIYFSAESRGEVDALLASLEARFSIRRLN from the coding sequence GTGCGCATCGAGCAGCCAAAAATCGATTCGTTTCTAATTGCGATTCCGCCCGCCGAGGTCGTGCTCTTCAAATCGATCTTCGAATCGTACGACAATCTCGCGACGCTCCGCACCGAGGATCCGCGGCTGCATCACCTGCGGATTTATTTTTCCGCCGAATCGCGCGGCGAAGTGGACGCGTTGCTGGCTTCGCTCGAGGCGCGCTTCTCGATTCGCCGCCTCAACTGA
- the tatC gene encoding twin-arginine translocase subunit TatC — MTSEDITPPAPTPLAREEARMSLIEHLQELRTHLIRAFIAIGIGFAIAYAIADPLFHALTWPIREVSGGKVMLIGTGVGEAFYTKIKVALIAGLFIASPAVFYEIWKFIAPGLYETERRMAKPFVIFATLFFALGGYFCWAVVFKIGYAFFLGQYASIGVTPTIRISEYLAFSSKLLLAFALTFEMPIFAFFLTKLGLVDYKMMIGYIRYAILAIFIVAAALTPPDMISQFLLAIPLLILYALSIGVAWAFRLKPEEKIAAATPDNTETI, encoded by the coding sequence GTGACTAGCGAGGATATCACACCGCCGGCGCCCACTCCTCTGGCACGCGAAGAGGCGCGGATGTCGCTGATCGAGCACCTGCAGGAGCTGCGGACGCATCTGATTCGCGCATTCATCGCGATCGGGATCGGCTTCGCAATCGCATACGCGATCGCCGACCCGCTGTTTCATGCGTTGACGTGGCCGATTCGCGAAGTCTCGGGCGGCAAGGTGATGCTGATCGGCACCGGCGTGGGCGAGGCGTTCTACACCAAGATCAAGGTGGCGTTGATCGCCGGCTTGTTCATCGCGAGTCCGGCGGTATTTTACGAAATCTGGAAGTTCATCGCGCCGGGCCTGTACGAAACCGAACGCAGGATGGCGAAGCCGTTCGTGATTTTCGCGACGCTTTTTTTCGCACTCGGTGGATACTTCTGCTGGGCGGTGGTTTTCAAAATCGGCTACGCGTTTTTCCTCGGCCAGTACGCGAGTATCGGCGTCACGCCGACGATTCGCATCAGCGAGTACCTGGCGTTCTCGTCCAAGCTGCTGCTCGCGTTCGCGCTCACCTTCGAGATGCCGATTTTTGCATTTTTCCTCACCAAGCTCGGGCTGGTCGATTACAAAATGATGATCGGATACATCCGCTACGCGATTCTTGCGATTTTTATCGTGGCCGCCGCCTTGACGCCGCCGGACATGATCTCGCAATTCTTGCTGGCGATACCGCTGTTGATTCTCTACGCGCTGAGCATCGGCGTCGCGTGGGCGTTTCGGCTGAAGCCCGAGGAAAAAATCGCTGCCGCAACGCCCGACAATACTGAGACCATCTGA